In Allocoprobacillus halotolerans, a genomic segment contains:
- a CDS encoding HPr family phosphocarrier protein translates to MAQSLKFTVTDPVGLYATPTTELVDTVKQFCCHVTLNYGNKSVNLKSMMGVLSLGIPTKAQIEIIADGEDEKKAIEMIKDKINELGISTIE, encoded by the coding sequence ATGGCTCAAAGTTTAAAATTTACTGTTACAGACCCGGTTGGACTTTATGCGACTCCTACTACCGAATTAGTCGATACAGTCAAACAATTTTGTTGTCATGTGACATTAAATTACGGAAATAAAAGTGTTAATTTAAAAAGCATGATGGGAGTTTTATCTTTAGGTATTCCTACGAAAGCTCAAATTGAAATTATAGCTGATGGAGAAGATGAGAAAAAGGCAATTGAAATGATTAAAGATAAAATTAATGAATTAGGTATTTCAACAATTGAATAA
- a CDS encoding anaerobic ribonucleoside triphosphate reductase, giving the protein MIEYIRKRDGRMDQFDVNKIAGAIYKAFQATEAKYGLDAAIDLAHVVEHKLEDRHTELPTVELVQDTVEETLIEKGYVRIAKAYILYRAERTRSRDRKSRLMKTLEEITFQDAKDSDLKRENANVNADAPMGTMLKYGAEAAKQFNEMFVLNPLHSAAHRSGDIHIHDMDFLTLTTTCTQIDIIDLFKGGFSTGHGVLREPNSITTYSALTCIAIQSNQNDQHGGQAIVNFDYGMAEGIKKSYSKWYYKAIDKALKLLTNIDTKTVLEQLKALSVKPSLSNEDYFKQEKTILQDNDLSLETIERIQKFAKDEAYQDTDKETYQAMEALIHNLNTMNSRAGAQVPFSSLNYGMDTSVEGRMAIRNVLLATEAGLGGGETPIFPIQIFRVKEGINYQKGEPNYDLFQLACRVSAKRLFPNFSFVDSSFNKQYYKGTPETEIAYMGCRTRVMSNVYDPTREVSPRRGNLSFTSINLPRLAIKSKGDIDEFFTKLDQLIDLCINQLLERFEIQCKRRVMNYPFLMGQGIWMDSEKLKPTDEVREVLKHGTLTIGFIGLAETLKSLIGYHHGESEKAQILGLQIVAHMRRRVDETTQKYHLNFSLIATPAEGLSGRFVKLDRKLYGNIEGVTDREYYTNSFHVPVYYPMTAFEKIQIEGPYHALTNGGHISYIEMDGDPTKNLPAFEKIVRAMHDANMGYGAINHPVDRDPVCGYNGIINDVCPKCGRTETAHEGFERIRRITGYLVGTLDRFNDAKRDEEKDRVKHDANKD; this is encoded by the coding sequence ATGATTGAATATATTAGAAAAAGAGATGGACGAATGGATCAATTTGATGTTAATAAAATTGCAGGGGCAATATATAAAGCTTTTCAGGCAACAGAAGCCAAATATGGTTTAGATGCAGCCATTGATTTAGCTCATGTCGTTGAACACAAATTAGAAGATCGTCATACTGAACTTCCAACAGTAGAACTTGTTCAAGATACAGTGGAAGAAACTTTAATAGAAAAAGGATATGTGCGTATTGCGAAAGCCTATATTTTATATCGTGCTGAACGTACACGTTCAAGAGATCGTAAATCTCGATTAATGAAAACACTTGAGGAAATTACTTTTCAGGATGCTAAAGATAGTGATTTAAAAAGAGAAAATGCCAATGTTAATGCTGATGCACCAATGGGAACAATGTTGAAATACGGAGCTGAAGCAGCAAAACAGTTTAATGAAATGTTTGTTTTAAATCCTTTGCATAGTGCAGCACATCGTTCAGGAGATATTCATATACATGATATGGATTTTTTAACATTGACCACAACATGTACACAAATTGATATTATTGATTTATTTAAAGGTGGCTTTTCAACGGGACATGGTGTATTACGTGAACCTAACAGTATTACAACTTATTCTGCTTTAACATGTATTGCGATTCAATCTAATCAAAATGACCAACATGGTGGACAGGCGATTGTTAATTTTGATTATGGAATGGCTGAGGGAATTAAAAAATCTTACAGCAAGTGGTATTATAAGGCTATTGATAAAGCTTTGAAATTATTAACGAATATAGATACGAAAACTGTTTTAGAACAATTAAAAGCTTTATCAGTCAAACCATCTTTAAGTAATGAAGATTATTTCAAACAGGAAAAAACAATACTCCAAGACAATGATTTATCATTAGAAACAATTGAGCGTATTCAAAAATTTGCCAAAGATGAAGCCTATCAGGATACGGATAAAGAAACATATCAGGCAATGGAAGCCTTGATTCATAATTTAAATACAATGAATTCCCGTGCAGGAGCACAAGTGCCATTTAGTTCATTAAATTATGGGATGGATACATCAGTAGAAGGGCGAATGGCCATTCGCAATGTTTTACTAGCAACAGAAGCTGGTCTTGGTGGTGGCGAAACACCTATTTTCCCCATTCAGATATTTAGAGTCAAAGAAGGTATTAACTATCAAAAAGGAGAACCTAACTATGATTTGTTCCAATTAGCTTGTCGTGTATCTGCTAAACGTTTATTTCCAAACTTCTCTTTTGTTGATTCATCATTCAACAAGCAATATTATAAAGGAACGCCTGAAACAGAAATTGCTTATATGGGATGCCGTACCAGAGTTATGTCAAATGTATATGATCCAACGCGAGAAGTTTCGCCAAGACGTGGAAATTTAAGTTTTACATCTATTAATCTTCCTCGTTTAGCTATTAAGTCTAAAGGAGATATTGATGAATTTTTTACAAAACTTGATCAACTTATTGATTTATGTATTAATCAGTTATTAGAAAGATTTGAAATTCAATGTAAAAGAAGAGTTATGAATTATCCGTTTTTAATGGGACAAGGAATCTGGATGGATTCTGAAAAATTAAAACCAACAGATGAAGTAAGAGAAGTTTTAAAACATGGAACATTAACGATAGGTTTTATTGGTTTGGCTGAAACATTGAAGTCATTGATTGGATATCATCATGGAGAAAGTGAAAAAGCTCAAATTTTAGGTTTACAGATTGTAGCACATATGCGTCGACGTGTTGATGAAACAACTCAAAAATACCATTTGAATTTTTCTTTAATTGCGACACCGGCTGAAGGATTATCAGGACGTTTTGTGAAATTAGATCGTAAACTTTATGGAAATATTGAAGGTGTAACGGATCGTGAATATTATACAAACAGTTTTCATGTGCCTGTTTATTATCCAATGACGGCTTTTGAAAAGATTCAAATTGAAGGACCTTATCATGCTTTGACAAATGGAGGACATATTAGCTATATTGAAATGGATGGAGATCCAACAAAGAATTTACCAGCATTTGAAAAAATCGTTAGAGCTATGCATGATGCCAATATGGGGTATGGAGCAATCAATCATCCAGTTGATCGTGATCCTGTCTGTGGTTACAATGGAATTATTAATGATGTTTGTCCAAAATGTGGACGTACAGAAACAGCACATGAAGGTTTTGAAAGAATTAGACGTATTACCGGTTATCTTGTTGGTACATTAGACCGTTTTAATGATGCCAAAAGAGATGAAGAAAAAGACCGTGTTAAACATGATGCCAACAAAGATTAG
- the nrdG gene encoding anaerobic ribonucleoside-triphosphate reductase activating protein codes for MMPTKIRLYGVVNDSIVDGPGLRYTIFTQGCPHHCPSCHNPQSWDEKGGYEEDIEKIVQEIINNSLLDGVTLSGGEPFMQCLPLITLLKQLKQQTSLHIMIYSGYTYEEILQLGELALTLLSLCDTLVDGRFIQSLKSLELLYKGSSNQRIIDVQKSLKNGYVCKQKVSEYGEFVE; via the coding sequence ATGATGCCAACAAAGATTAGGCTCTATGGTGTTGTCAATGATTCCATAGTTGATGGACCAGGTTTACGTTATACCATTTTTACGCAAGGTTGTCCTCATCATTGTCCAAGTTGTCATAATCCTCAAAGCTGGGATGAAAAAGGTGGCTATGAAGAAGATATTGAAAAAATAGTTCAAGAGATTATCAATAATTCCTTGTTGGACGGTGTCACTTTATCAGGTGGTGAACCTTTTATGCAATGTTTACCTTTAATCACATTACTTAAGCAATTAAAACAACAAACCTCTTTACATATCATGATTTATAGTGGTTATACTTATGAAGAAATATTACAATTAGGAGAATTAGCACTAACGCTTTTATCATTATGTGATACCTTGGTTGATGGTCGTTTTATTCAATCTTTAAAAAGCCTAGAATTACTTTATAAAGGTTCATCTAATCAAAGAATCATAGATGTTCAAAAGAGTTTAAAAAATGGTTATGTATGTAAGCAAAAAGTGAGTGAGTATGGAGAATTTGTGGAATAA
- a CDS encoding HAD family hydrolase, which translates to MKPLLCFDVDGTLRDNVHHQVCQSTQKALRLLKKKGYHMIISSGRGIDSLTKTGLMEMFEWDGFVCNNGQRVLDAKRNVIFHATMEPQAVLEVLEIAKSYDYAVTLKSKQRVITKEPDAYVLQTQQYFQNMIPPVGTYHGQEIEAMIIYGPMGYDYAPFQKVAGVQVLPGESTYADVTIAGLSKATGIQKLMHLLGNDEYIAFGDSLNDVDMFAHASQSVAMGQGNEKLKAMATFVTKPIDEDGIYHACVYLGLIQEGEGQ; encoded by the coding sequence ATGAAACCTTTATTATGTTTTGATGTTGATGGAACATTAAGAGATAATGTCCATCATCAAGTTTGTCAATCGACTCAAAAAGCATTGCGTTTATTAAAGAAGAAAGGTTATCATATGATTATTTCTTCAGGACGAGGAATAGATTCATTAACCAAGACGGGGCTTATGGAAATGTTTGAATGGGATGGCTTTGTCTGTAATAATGGACAACGTGTTTTAGATGCCAAAAGAAATGTTATTTTTCATGCGACAATGGAACCACAGGCTGTTTTAGAAGTTTTAGAAATTGCCAAATCATATGATTATGCAGTGACCTTAAAATCAAAACAGCGTGTCATTACCAAAGAACCGGATGCCTATGTTTTACAGACGCAACAATATTTTCAAAATATGATTCCACCAGTCGGTACATATCATGGTCAAGAAATAGAAGCAATGATCATCTATGGACCAATGGGTTATGATTATGCACCGTTTCAAAAAGTAGCAGGGGTTCAAGTCTTACCTGGTGAATCGACATATGCAGATGTTACGATTGCTGGATTGTCTAAGGCTACAGGAATTCAAAAATTAATGCATTTATTGGGAAATGATGAATATATTGCTTTTGGAGATTCATTAAATGATGTTGATATGTTTGCTCATGCGAGTCAAAGCGTGGCAATGGGACAAGGAAATGAAAAATTAAAAGCAATGGCTACGTTTGTCACAAAACCCATAGATGAAGATGGCATTTATCATGCCTGTGTTTATTTGGGATTGATTCAGGAAGGAGAAGGACAATGA
- a CDS encoding dipeptidase: protein MKVVDMHCDTISAIYLQRKEGQDVSLKQNQLHISLDKMQKGDYLLQNFAMFTPLSMTDNPWQYAHDLIDTFYQEMNQFSDLIGVVKNYQDMMDNMKHHRMSALLTLEEGAVIQGDLKNLQHYYDLGVRMITLTWNFPNGIGYPNFSMDDDQHGYHTCDTIHGLTDFGKAYVKECERLGIIIDVSHLSDAGFEDVYQLTTKPFVASHSNARSVCPHARNMTDEMILKLASRGGVMGINYAADFCVKIIKNMRFLKLKILSSISFILKNWQELIVLVWVVILMVYHLT, encoded by the coding sequence ATGAAAGTTGTAGATATGCATTGTGATACAATTTCAGCGATATATCTTCAAAGAAAAGAAGGTCAAGATGTATCTTTAAAACAAAATCAGCTTCATATCAGTTTGGATAAGATGCAAAAAGGGGATTATCTCTTACAAAATTTTGCAATGTTTACACCTTTAAGCATGACCGATAATCCTTGGCAATATGCCCATGATTTGATTGATACATTCTATCAGGAAATGAATCAGTTCTCTGATTTAATAGGAGTTGTCAAAAATTATCAGGATATGATGGATAATATGAAACACCATCGCATGAGTGCGTTGTTGACATTGGAAGAGGGCGCTGTGATCCAAGGTGATCTCAAAAATTTACAACATTATTATGATTTGGGCGTTCGTATGATAACACTCACATGGAATTTTCCCAATGGCATTGGTTATCCCAATTTTTCTATGGATGACGACCAGCATGGCTATCATACTTGTGATACCATTCATGGTTTAACAGATTTTGGCAAAGCTTATGTCAAAGAATGTGAACGTTTAGGCATCATCATTGATGTTTCACATCTAAGTGATGCAGGGTTTGAAGATGTTTATCAGTTAACGACTAAACCTTTTGTGGCTTCTCATTCTAATGCGCGAAGTGTATGCCCTCATGCTAGAAATATGACAGATGAAATGATTTTAAAATTAGCCAGTCGTGGTGGTGTGATGGGAATCAATTATGCAGCTGATTTTTGTGTGAAAATCATCAAGAACATGCGCTTTCTAAAATTGAAGATATTGTCAAGCATATCCTTTATATTAAAAAATTGGCAGGAATTGATTGTATTGGTTTGGGTAGTGATTTTGATGGTATACCACCTTACTTAG
- a CDS encoding membrane dipeptidase, whose protein sequence is MAGIDCIGLGSDFDGIPPYLELKDASYLSLLEKALKQAGLSSLEIEKIFYKNVLRVYQNILKS, encoded by the coding sequence TTGGCAGGAATTGATTGTATTGGTTTGGGTAGTGATTTTGATGGTATACCACCTTACTTAGAATTAAAAGATGCTTCGTATTTATCTTTATTGGAAAAAGCATTAAAACAAGCTGGTTTATCATCATTGGAGATAGAAAAGATTTTTTATAAAAATGTTTTAAGAGTATATCAAAACATTTTGAAATCATAA
- a CDS encoding MurR/RpiR family transcriptional regulator, with protein sequence MKNLFYRLIIFLDTAQETDTNYNIAWFMANNFYRIANMRISELAAECFVSPATISRFCRALGYENFAHLKQECYTFHSHDKKFNNLINIPLETMKDYPQQATRQYIQQVIQYISDLPEFLDWNEVDAILKLIHDSDSVAFFGTQFSQSAALHLQTDLLMLEKFTMAYMDSSRQLECAKQLDEKSVAIIMTVNGYFTNSHSKLLQYIKKSGCQVVLITCHPHLDLKIPIHHQLVLGRSKNRKTGKHSLLTAVELMSLRYYCLYYPSLQELKGHLL encoded by the coding sequence GTGAAGAATTTGTTTTATAGATTGATTATCTTTTTAGATACTGCCCAAGAAACAGATACGAATTATAATATTGCATGGTTTATGGCTAATAATTTTTATCGTATTGCCAATATGCGTATTAGTGAACTGGCCGCAGAATGTTTTGTATCTCCAGCCACGATTTCTCGTTTTTGCAGAGCCTTAGGCTATGAGAATTTTGCCCATTTGAAGCAGGAATGTTACACATTTCATTCACACGATAAAAAATTTAATAATTTGATTAACATTCCTTTAGAAACAATGAAAGATTATCCTCAACAAGCAACGCGACAATATATTCAACAGGTCATTCAATATATTTCAGATTTGCCAGAATTTTTAGATTGGAATGAAGTTGATGCGATTTTAAAATTGATTCATGATAGTGATTCTGTTGCTTTCTTTGGAACGCAGTTTTCACAAAGTGCGGCTTTACATTTACAGACAGATTTATTAATGTTAGAAAAGTTTACAATGGCTTATATGGATTCTTCGCGACAATTAGAATGTGCGAAACAATTAGATGAAAAGAGTGTAGCTATTATTATGACAGTTAATGGTTATTTTACAAACAGTCATTCTAAGTTACTACAATATATAAAAAAATCAGGCTGTCAGGTGGTTTTAATAACTTGTCATCCTCATTTGGATTTAAAAATACCAATCCATCATCAATTGGTTTTGGGACGTTCTAAAAATAGAAAAACAGGAAAACATAGTTTATTGACAGCTGTAGAGTTAATGTCATTAAGATATTATTGTTTATATTATCCTTCACTTCAAGAATTAAAGGGACATCTTCTTTAA
- a CDS encoding Fe-S-containing hydro-lyase — MKQIITPLTVEQVQSLHAGDQVLLSGVIYTARDAAHKRLVALVEKGEALPFDVQDQVIYYVGPTPAKPGQVFGSGGPTTAGRMDAYAPTLMQLGLRGMIGKGYRQPVVKEAIQKYQCVYFGAIGGAGAYISQCVESSEVIAFEDLGPEAIRRLVVKDLPLTVIIDSQGNDLYEIGRKQYLKEHSDANS, encoded by the coding sequence ATGAAACAAATCATAACACCTTTAACAGTTGAACAGGTTCAAAGTTTACATGCAGGTGATCAGGTTTTGCTTTCAGGAGTGATTTATACAGCACGTGATGCGGCTCATAAACGTTTAGTTGCATTGGTTGAAAAAGGTGAAGCTTTACCTTTTGATGTGCAAGATCAAGTTATTTATTATGTGGGGCCAACACCAGCTAAACCAGGACAAGTTTTTGGCAGTGGGGGACCAACAACAGCGGGACGTATGGATGCATATGCTCCAACATTAATGCAATTAGGATTACGTGGCATGATTGGAAAAGGGTATCGTCAACCTGTTGTAAAAGAAGCTATTCAAAAATATCAATGTGTTTATTTTGGAGCTATTGGTGGAGCTGGAGCTTATATTTCACAATGTGTTGAATCAAGTGAAGTCATAGCGTTTGAAGATTTGGGACCAGAAGCAATTCGCCGTCTGGTTGTGAAAGACTTGCCACTAACAGTGATTATTGATAGTCAAGGAAATGATTTATATGAAATAGGAAGAAAACAATATTTAAAGGAGCATAGTGATGCCAATTCATGA
- a CDS encoding MurR/RpiR family transcriptional regulator: MPIHDYNEVDILYTLMSYVNVSSPQDMYYSIAHTILTHIDQIPSISINDLADLCYTSPATISRFCKDMNCKSFVNFKNEIAIALEIARNEIHLSPSDNQNVLENPEYLKKKCIKKRLNL; encoded by the coding sequence ATGCCAATTCATGATTATAATGAAGTCGATATTTTATATACATTGATGTCTTATGTGAATGTATCTTCACCACAGGATATGTATTATTCTATCGCTCATACGATTTTAACGCATATAGATCAAATTCCAAGTATCAGCATTAATGATTTAGCTGATCTTTGTTATACTTCACCAGCAACTATTTCACGTTTTTGTAAAGATATGAATTGTAAAAGCTTTGTGAATTTTAAAAATGAAATTGCAATAGCTTTAGAAATTGCGAGAAATGAAATTCATTTATCGCCATCAGATAATCAAAATGTTTTAGAAAATCCTGAATATTTAAAGAAAAAATGTATCAAGAAGCGATTGAATCTTTAG
- a CDS encoding MurR/RpiR family transcriptional regulator, translating into MYQEAIESLELVQNSLSMNDIDRICDMIYQAKKVHMLGYQFNKIISNDFQMKMLKHRKFVYAFVERGDEIQRLDMIDEESLVIIITVRAREQLMNALINKIKEHHPKILLLTMSQTYQNDDVDWIYRIDGTESQYSESSLQGTMNFLSLLNLIYVRYGLLYRE; encoded by the coding sequence ATGTATCAAGAAGCGATTGAATCTTTAGAACTTGTTCAAAATTCTCTTTCTATGAATGATATTGACCGTATTTGTGATATGATTTATCAGGCCAAAAAAGTTCATATGTTAGGGTATCAATTTAATAAAATTATCTCTAATGATTTTCAAATGAAAATGTTGAAACATCGTAAGTTTGTTTATGCCTTTGTAGAACGTGGCGATGAAATTCAAAGGTTAGATATGATTGATGAAGAAAGTCTGGTTATTATTATAACTGTTCGTGCCAGAGAGCAGTTAATGAATGCATTGATTAATAAGATTAAGGAGCATCATCCTAAAATTCTTTTATTAACAATGAGCCAAACTTATCAAAATGACGATGTTGACTGGATTTATCGTATTGATGGAACAGAAAGTCAATATAGTGAATCATCATTACAAGGAACAATGAACTTTTTAAGTTTATTAAATTTAATATATGTACGATATGGATTGTTGTATCGAGAATAG
- a CDS encoding threonine aldolase family protein — protein sequence MLVISYALKHYQAVIACDEGHIHVHETGAVEGAGHKILIRPHVHGKVTCQMIEEICQQHQDEHMVQPRMVYISQTTELGTYYTRDELKALYQMTRRYGLYLFMDGARLGSALALPDAPTLQEIAQNVDVFYIGGTKMGALFGEALVIMHDDLKPQFRYHMKNKGAMLAKGRLLGIQFYEFFKDNLYEDIGRYENDMADQIRQALIQKGFSIYEPSSTNQIFVDFPQEVLEKIEKEFMVTHMGRIGDKERVRIVTSWATARKAVTSFIQLIENL from the coding sequence ATGCTTGTGATTTCTTATGCTTTAAAACATTATCAGGCAGTGATTGCCTGTGATGAAGGACATATTCATGTTCATGAAACAGGAGCAGTGGAAGGAGCAGGTCATAAAATACTCATACGTCCTCATGTGCATGGTAAAGTGACTTGTCAAATGATTGAAGAGATATGTCAACAACATCAGGATGAACATATGGTACAACCACGTATGGTTTATATCTCACAAACAACAGAATTAGGAACTTATTATACACGTGATGAATTAAAAGCTCTCTATCAAATGACACGTCGCTATGGGTTATATCTTTTTATGGATGGTGCACGTTTAGGTAGTGCATTGGCTTTACCAGATGCACCAACATTACAAGAAATTGCCCAAAATGTTGATGTTTTCTATATTGGTGGAACAAAAATGGGAGCCTTATTTGGTGAAGCTTTAGTGATTATGCATGATGATTTGAAACCACAATTTCGTTATCATATGAAAAATAAAGGAGCCATGCTAGCAAAAGGACGTCTTTTAGGTATTCAATTCTATGAATTTTTTAAAGATAATCTTTATGAAGACATTGGACGTTATGAAAATGATATGGCTGACCAGATTCGACAAGCTTTGATTCAAAAAGGTTTTTCAATTTATGAACCTTCTTCAACAAATCAGATTTTTGTAGATTTTCCACAAGAAGTTCTTGAAAAAATCGAAAAAGAATTTATGGTAACACATATGGGACGCATTGGAGACAAAGAAAGAGTCCGAATTGTGACATCATGGGCAACTGCTCGAAAAGCTGTAACATCATTTATTCAGTTGATTGAAAATCTTTAG
- a CDS encoding HU family DNA-binding protein codes for MSLKGFGTFEVRTRDARTGRNPRTGETMEIPASKVPAFKASSSLKNIVNGK; via the coding sequence ATTTCTTTAAAAGGTTTTGGAACTTTTGAAGTACGTACAAGAGATGCTAGAACTGGACGTAATCCAAGAACTGGAGAAACAATGGAAATTCCTGCAAGTAAAGTACCTGCTTTCAAAGCAAGTTCATCTTTAAAAAATATTGTTAATGGAAAATAA
- a CDS encoding phosphate propanoyltransferase — translation MGKTILVETSARHVHLSQTDLETLFGKGYVLTNKKDLSQPGQFACQEKVTVVGPKGETKMSILGPTRAQTQVEVSLTDARSLGIKALIRESGDIEGTAGCKLIGPAGEVEITCGVIAAKRHIHMTPADAKEFGVQDKDVVSVEVKSADRSLVFGDVVCRVSDSYALAMHIDTDESNAAGAPSEGTIIK, via the coding sequence ATGGGAAAAACAATTTTAGTCGAAACTTCTGCAAGACATGTTCATTTATCACAAACAGATTTAGAAACTTTATTTGGTAAAGGATATGTTTTAACAAACAAAAAAGATTTATCACAACCTGGGCAATTTGCTTGTCAGGAAAAAGTGACTGTTGTAGGTCCAAAAGGTGAAACAAAAATGTCTATCTTAGGTCCAACACGTGCTCAAACACAAGTTGAAGTTTCTTTAACTGATGCCAGATCATTAGGAATCAAAGCATTGATTAGAGAATCTGGAGATATTGAAGGTACTGCTGGATGTAAATTAATCGGACCAGCTGGGGAAGTAGAAATCACTTGTGGTGTGATTGCTGCAAAACGTCATATTCATATGACACCTGCTGATGCAAAAGAATTTGGTGTGCAAGATAAAGATGTTGTTAGTGTTGAAGTAAAATCAGCTGATCGTTCTTTAGTCTTTGGAGATGTTGTTTGTCGTGTAAGTGATAGCTATGCATTAGCTATGCATATTGACACTGATGAATCAAATGCTGCAGGTGCACCATCTGAAGGAACAATCATTAAATAA
- the cdaA gene encoding diadenylate cyclase CdaA: MSLSIVVNFIRSAIDLIAVWFILYYLISMFKTNMKTMQLFKGVLFILIVKILTSLLGLTTLNYLVDSIINWGVLAIIIIFQPEIRILLEKMGQTKMSVKKEISNDEKERLMDELVDAISTLAKEQTGALITFERTQSMIDYINTGTKINADIRSELFLTIFWEGTPLHDGATIIQGDRVACAAAFYPPTNKELSPKYGARHRAAIGISEITDSLTVVVSEETGTISFATNGELKKSH, from the coding sequence TTGAGTCTTAGTATTGTGGTTAACTTTATAAGATCAGCGATAGATTTAATTGCCGTATGGTTTATTCTATATTACTTAATTTCAATGTTTAAGACAAATATGAAAACCATGCAGCTTTTTAAAGGTGTCCTTTTCATTTTAATCGTTAAAATTTTAACGAGTTTATTAGGGTTGACGACATTAAATTATCTTGTTGATAGTATTATCAATTGGGGTGTTTTAGCTATTATTATTATTTTTCAGCCAGAGATTCGTATCCTGTTAGAAAAAATGGGACAAACAAAAATGAGTGTAAAAAAAGAAATCAGTAATGATGAAAAAGAAAGATTAATGGATGAATTGGTAGATGCAATATCAACGTTAGCCAAAGAACAGACAGGCGCTTTGATTACTTTTGAAAGAACACAATCCATGATAGATTATATTAATACTGGAACCAAGATTAATGCAGATATTCGTAGTGAACTCTTTTTAACGATTTTTTGGGAAGGAACACCATTGCATGATGGGGCAACAATTATTCAAGGGGATCGTGTGGCATGTGCTGCAGCTTTTTACCCACCAACGAATAAAGAATTGAGCCCTAAATATGGAGCACGACATCGTGCGGCTATTGGAATTAGTGAAATCACTGATTCTTTAACAGTGGTTGTGAGTGAAGAAACAGGAACAATTTCATTTGCGACAAACGGTGAATTGAAAAAATCCCACTGA